Below is a window of Streptomyces sp. NBC_00289 DNA.
TCTCGGGATCCGCCGGCAGGCAAGTACGGATGGTCATGCCGTAGTGCTTGGCGACCTCGATGATCTCGGGGTTGCGGACTGCGATCCCGGCGATGTGGTCGGTGGTGACCGTCTTCTCGTTGTCGGTCAGCGCGTAGGCCGGGACCCCACCGATCCGTCGCAGGGTGGCGTCCAGGCACGCGGTGACCGTCGGCAGCGTTTTGTCCCAGACTGGGATCACGACGCGGAATCGAGACCAGGCCACCCACGCGCACCACAGCGAGGTGCGGCGTCCGCCGAGCTGCGGGCCCTCGCCCCAGTCCCACTGCAGCCACAGTCCCGGCTCGGTGATCCAAGGCCGGTATATTCGCCGCTGACCGGCTCTGAACTGGGCTTTCGCCTCGGCGACCGTGCGGCGGGTGGTGCGTTCCCCGCCCGTGAAACCCATCGCGGAGATCCGCTTGTGCACCACGTCCGCCCGGATCTTCCCGTTCGAGCGGACCACCAGCTCTTCGATCTTCGGCAGGTACGCGTCGATGACGCGGTCGCGGTGCTGGCGGGCGTCGGGATGCTGTCCGGCAGCCCGCATCTTCACATATCGGGCCACCGTGTGGTGGTCGACACCGGCGAGCTCGGCCGCAGAACGGTAACTGCCCGTGAGGTCGTACGCCTCAAGGATTTCCATGATCTCGTGTGCCACGAACGCCGAAGGAGCCGAAATGTAGGAAGGACTCTGAAAGCGATGCTGTGCAAGAAATGAAGGTCTGGCCCTTCGAAGTCGCCCTGCGGGGGGAGGCTTCAAACCGCCACATGCTGCGGAAGCGGTGACGCGACCGTGGTGAGCGATGTGGAAAAGGCACCAGATGAGGTGTCAGGTGGGGATCAGGAAGACGAACGCAAGTGAACCACTGACGAAGTGTCGTTATTGAAATCTAAGCGACATCGAAACCGGGGATTTGGGATCGACTCCGGGATAAGCCTGGCGGGTGCCCGTCTATTGGCCAGGCGGTGTCCGGCACGGAAGTGGCGTGAGCCTGATCTGCCGATCTTGCATGGAACGTGGGAAGGCACGTCTCGATACTGCCGCTCTTCATGAACGGCGAGAGGGAGAACCTCAAGCGGCTGACACCGCAAGGGGCTGAGTACCGAGGCGAGACGTGTTGGCGGACCGGCCCGTAGTAGTGACGAAGCCCCTGTAACGGGGGCGGAGCGAAGGGGCCGGGTCATCTGTAGCTGTGTGTGTCTGGTCAACCGGACGTTCTCCGGGAGGAGCCGATGGACAAGCCGAAGTCAGCGAACAAGCCGTTTGATATTTCGAAGTGGGAAGTGCTGGAGGCGTATCGAGAGGTCAAGAGGAATCGGGGTGCGGCAGGGGTGGATGGTCAGTCCATCGACGACTTCGAGGCCGATCTGAAGAACAACTTGTTCAAGATCTGGAACCGGATGTCGTCAGGGACGTACTTTCCTCCTCCTGTCCGTGCGGTGGAGATTCCGAAGCAGCACGGCGGCGGCACGAGAATGCTAGGCATTCCCACTGTTGCCGACCGAGTGGCGCAAACCGTAGTGGCTCGACATTTGGGTATCCGAGTGGAGCCTGTATTCCACGAGGATTCCTATGGATACCGGCCGAAACGGTCCGCGCTGGACGCGGTGGGAACGTGCCGGCAACGCTGCTGGAAGAAGGACTGGGTCATCGATCTCGATGTCCAGAAGTTCTTCGACAGTGTCCGCTGGGACCTCATCGTCAAGGCTGTGGAGGTCCACACCGACGCCGTTTGGGTGAAGTTGTATGTTGATCGGTGGCTTCGTGCGCCGCTTCAACTGCCCGACGGCACCTTGCAGAAGCGGGACCGAGGAACCCCACAAGGATCAGCGGTATCGCCCGTGCTGGCGAACCTGTTCATGCACTACGCGTTCGACACCTGGCTCGCCCGGAAGTACCCGGGCACAGAGTTCGAACGCTATGCCGACGACGCAGTCGTTCACTGCGCCAGCGAGCGTCAGGCCCGCGAGGTCCTGGCCGCACTCGCGAACAGGATGGAAGAGGTCGGGCTGCGACTGCACCCCGACAAGACCCGGATCGTGTACTGCAAGGACGGGAAACGGCGAGGCTCCTACGAGCACACGTCGTTCACCTTCCTCGGGTTCACGTTCCGCGCCCGAGGCGCGAGGAGCAGGAACGGCCAGAACTTCACGGCCTTCCTCCCCGCAGCCAGCAAGGAAGCCCTGAAGAAGATCAGTTCGGAGGTCCGCTCCTGGCGGTTGCACCGACAGATCAACCTCACCTTCTTCGAGCTCGCGCGACGGATCAACCCGTTCGTGCGCGGCTGGATGCAGTACTACGGAGCGTTCTATCGCTCGGTACTGCATCCCCTCCTCTATCGCATCAACGCCTACCTGATGCGGTGGATCCGCAAGAAGTACAGACGGCTCCGGCCGTTCAAGAAGGCCCACGCGTGCTGGAAACGCATCACCAGCCAGCACCCGCGGCTCTTCGCCCAGTGGGCATGGACGCCGAAGTTCCTGCTGATCAAGATGACAAGAGCCGTGTAAATTGAGAGGTTTACGCACGGTTCTGTGGGAGCCCGGGGGTGAGATCCCCCGGGCGACCCGACCCTGCTGTTCTTCACCCGCTCGAGCTTCGCCGACCGGGTACGTCTGGGGCGAGCGGGGAGATATCTGGCCGTCCGCGGGGAAACCGATGGCCATCAGTGGGGCCGTAAATGGCCGCCTATGGGGAGTATGTCGTGGCCACGGTCACCGGACGACGGTGACAGGCCACGCGGGGGAGCGGCGCGGCCGCGCGGCAGATAGTGCTCGTTTGCGCTTTTCCGCACGGCCTGGTTGCGGGCCGCCCAGCCGGGCCAAATCTGGGGGTGCAGTACGGGCCCTGGCCCTTCTGGAGCCAGAGCTAGGAGTCCGGGGTCGCATGGTGCTGCTTTGGCGTTGGCTGGGTGTCACGGTGACGGCGAAAGCGAACGGGTGCGAGCGTTGTTCGCATGCCGTTCGGCCGTTCTGTGGTCGAACTGTTGTTACTCCTCGTTCAGCCCGTGGGCCTCAAGCACGTCACGCACCGCCGAGTGAAGGGCCACCCGGTCCTCGTAGAATTTCATGAATGTGTCGTAGCGGGTGTCGATCAGACCCAATGCGGCTGCCTTGGTCAGCTCCACGAGGTCTCTTTCTGGAGTGAGTGGGGCGCGGAGTATGTCGAGCATGATGGGCTTGAGAGCCGGGTGGTTCTGGTCCTGCACCAGTTGGACCAGGGCAACTCGTGGTGGCCAGTTGTCCAGCGTCCAGTAGAGCTGCACGAGAGCCTCGACATGAGACAGCCGAACGTCGGGACGTGCGAACTCGATCTCGTCCCAGGACAGAGACTGGACCAGGTGCCAGAACCGCTGCAACTCATGCAGGGTGTTGGCCTCGGCTTCGCTGCCGGTGATCCGCAGGAGCACCGCGTAGTTGCTCATGCCGCTGGTGTCCCAGGCTTCGGCGGCCTGCTTCAGCCAGGGTTCGGCGTTGATGAGATCGCCTTGCTCGGCGAGGAGGACGCCGAGGTTGGTGGCGGCTCCGGTGTGTCCGGCTTCTGCGGCCTGGCGGTACCAGCGCTGGGCTTCCGAGACGTTGGATCCTGCAAGGCAGACCGCCAGGTTGTACGCGGCCTTGATGTCGTCGGCTTCTGCGGCGCGCCGCCACCAGTAGATCTCGGCGTCGGCGTCGCCATGATGGGCGTGGTGTACGGCGAGGTTGCACATGGCCCGCGGGTCGCCGCCGTCCGCGGCGCGTTCGTACCAGGCGAGCGCAGCTTTGGTGTCGCCCCGGTCGGCGTGCAGGACCGCGAGCCCGAAGGCCGCCTCCGCATCGTCTTCGTCGGCGGCCCGCTGGTACCAGGGCTCGGCGCCTTCGGCGTCGCCCCGGCTGAGCATCGTGTCGGCCAGGGCGACCATGGACCGGACATGGCCGGCGTCTGCGGCACGGTGCCACCACGCTTCCGCCTCCGCGTGGTCGCCACGCTGGCGGCACAGCCACAGACCCAGGTTGTACATACCGCTCGGATGGCCGCCCTGTGCGGCGCGAACGTACCAAGCCTCGGCTTCGCCGACCCGGCCCTGCTCCATGAGTTGGGTCCCGAGCCGGTTCATGGCGCCGAGATCCCCGGCCTCCGCCTGCACCTTGGCGTCATCTTCTGGTGTCATTTCTTCCACTTCAACCTTTATGGGCATTTCGAGAGGTGCGGAAAATGCGGATCGGGCGCTCCGGCAGGCGTGACCGTTCCGGCAGGTCACCGCCCTGCCTCAGAAGTTTGATCGGGTGCGGCGCTTCTTGCTGCCTGGCTCACGTTGTCGGCCCTGGCGGGCGGCGCCGACCGGCCAGACGACGTGTACAGGCACTCCTGAGGTACGAGCTGTGGCCACCGCATCTGCTGTCCCGCCCTGTCCGGCTCCCGGGCGACCGTCCCAAACTGCCACCAGCAGCTCCGCGCGGCGCAGTAGTTCACGGTTGGCGGCAGCGTAAGCGGGTCTCGCGGCCCTCTCGTACGGCATCGTCTGCACCTCCGCTGCGGCCTGATGCAGGCGATCAAATTCCTTGGCGTAGCGTGGGCTGATCATGCGCTGCCGATAGTCCCTGGACGGGAGCACTGCGACAAGCTTCCCACCCACGTGGAGGACCGCATCTGCGAACAACGCGTCGGATCCCTCGGCCAGGCAGGACACCCCGATTGGCTCCGACGCGGGGTAACGGTCGAGCAGGGTCAGCAGGGCTTTTCTGATCACTGGTGCGCTTGACTCGGCCGACTCGGCGAGGTTGCTGTGGCCGGTCACTGCGAGTGTCGCCATCTCCTGCGCTCACACAGCCGTTCTGGCTCTGACTCTCAGGCGGCTGTGCCGATTGCGGATGGCCTCGACCTGTTTGCGGTGGCCGGCGTTGGTGGTTAGTCCCTCGGCGACGGTGACGGCCTCGGTGAAGGGGAAGTCGGCACTTGGCACATGTCGCGCATGCTCCAAGTTCCATGCGATCCCGCAGACGGCGTCGTGGATCCCACCGATGACCGCAGCCCTGGTGTGCGCCCGTCCGACAAGGCCGATCACCCGGTCGAACTGTTCGGTAACTGTATATAGGGCGGCCAGCGTGCGCAGCGCGTTCTGAGTTGGTGCGGACGGATCGATCGCCGCCGTGACCTGCTCGCACAGGCCGTCGAAATCGGTGGTGTCAAGACTGTAGTAGACCAGCGCCCAGCGGGCACCGTCGGCGGGAGCGGCCCTGCGCAAGCCGCGGCCGTGTTCTGGGGATGCCAGCTCGCCGATGATGATGTCGAGGATCGGTGCGATGTCGGTCTGCCGGTGGATGTTGCGGGCCATGCGCATGGCGGCGTCACGGATGGCCGGCTCTTCCTGACCGAGGCTGGCGAAGAGTGAGAGCAGACAGGGCGCCGATAGCGGGAGGCGAAGGTCGATGCGGTGGAGCTCGGACGGCGCCACTTGCCGGAGCCGCCGTACAAGGTCCGGATCGTCCGTGCGGCACGCGTGGATCAGCAGCGCAGCCGTGATGTAGCGGCGGTTCTCCTCACGGAGATGGGCGGGCTCGGTCGGCTCGTTGACGAATGCCTGCAGGTCTCCGAGCATGTTGACCAGGTTTGCGGCGTCATCGGGGGTGATTGTCGCCCCAGTGTGCACCGCTTTGAAGACGCCGCGAGCTTGGTCCCGCACATAGAGCGCGCTCGGGCCACCACAGCCTTCGGCCAACAACTCTTCGGCGAACGCGCATTCGACAGCGGGCAAGGAACCGGTCATCATCCGACCCTATGGCGCAAGCCTCAAGCGATCTTCCATAATCGCTACTCAGTCGATCACCAGCCCCAGATTTTCGGCCTGCCAGCTGAAGGGCGCCGTGCGATGGGAAGCGGTGATGATGCTCTGGTGCCGCTGTCGGTGGACTCTTCCCGCGAGAGCGGTGCGGTTTGGGTGCTTGAGCCGCTCGACTACGATCACCGGGATGACCGATCTTTGGGAGCAGGATCTGACGGCGGCGTTCTCTGTGCTGCTCGGCAGGCCGGTGGACAGCTTCGATCCCGAGGCCGAGTATGCCCTGTACTACATCAACAGTGCAGTCGACGACCAATGGGTGTGGGGAACGCTCGATGATGTCGAGTCGCTGAGGCGAACGTGGGGGCCGGGCGACGACGGCTACCGGCCCGAGCTGCTGCAGATCTGTCTCGCCCTTGACTGGAGTCTGGACCTCGCCCGGTCCGTGTTCGAGTTCGACTTCACTGGGGAATCGGTTCTCTCCCGGGCGTTCAGCGCACGGCCCGATTCCAGTCTGGTCGCCGAGGCATGCCGCGCGGTCACTGGCGATGAGCTGGCCGCCGTGCTCACCGGGCACGGCCTGGGGCTGGCCGACATCGTGTCCGGTGTCGAGGACGGCACGTTCACCGTCGGTATGTCCTTCCGCGTCGTCACCGACGGCACCCTCCGGGACGCGCTGCTGACCGCGATCCGTGGGAAAAAAACAGGGCCCCGATCGGCTGCGGCCCGACCCGGACGAAACGGCGATCCTGGGGCTACCATCGGTTCTGTTTGACCGCGAGCGGGAACTGCCGCCCGAGGCGGCGACTGAGTGGGACCGTCTCCTTGCGCCGGTCCGTGATCCCCGGCTTCGTGCGC
It encodes the following:
- a CDS encoding tetratricopeptide repeat protein, with the protein product MTCRNGHACRSARSAFSAPLEMPIKVEVEEMTPEDDAKVQAEAGDLGAMNRLGTQLMEQGRVGEAEAWYVRAAQGGHPSGMYNLGLWLCRQRGDHAEAEAWWHRAADAGHVRSMVALADTMLSRGDAEGAEPWYQRAADEDDAEAAFGLAVLHADRGDTKAALAWYERAADGGDPRAMCNLAVHHAHHGDADAEIYWWRRAAEADDIKAAYNLAVCLAGSNVSEAQRWYRQAAEAGHTGAATNLGVLLAEQGDLINAEPWLKQAAEAWDTSGMSNYAVLLRITGSEAEANTLHELQRFWHLVQSLSWDEIEFARPDVRLSHVEALVQLYWTLDNWPPRVALVQLVQDQNHPALKPIMLDILRAPLTPERDLVELTKAAALGLIDTRYDTFMKFYEDRVALHSAVRDVLEAHGLNEE
- the ltrA gene encoding group II intron reverse transcriptase/maturase, with protein sequence MDKPKSANKPFDISKWEVLEAYREVKRNRGAAGVDGQSIDDFEADLKNNLFKIWNRMSSGTYFPPPVRAVEIPKQHGGGTRMLGIPTVADRVAQTVVARHLGIRVEPVFHEDSYGYRPKRSALDAVGTCRQRCWKKDWVIDLDVQKFFDSVRWDLIVKAVEVHTDAVWVKLYVDRWLRAPLQLPDGTLQKRDRGTPQGSAVSPVLANLFMHYAFDTWLARKYPGTEFERYADDAVVHCASERQAREVLAALANRMEEVGLRLHPDKTRIVYCKDGKRRGSYEHTSFTFLGFTFRARGARSRNGQNFTAFLPAASKEALKKISSEVRSWRLHRQINLTFFELARRINPFVRGWMQYYGAFYRSVLHPLLYRINAYLMRWIRKKYRRLRPFKKAHACWKRITSQHPRLFAQWAWTPKFLLIKMTRAV